In Planctomycetota bacterium, a single window of DNA contains:
- a CDS encoding glycoside hydrolase family 16 protein, which produces MKYSFTNRRVHTTLGLIGLVAMVTVSLVESVAIAGPVIAPGWGAPVFEDRFDGNSIDHGKWQVGNFANEHNNEQQYYHPDQVLVYDGGLHLWAERDDQWTYGRNYNSGQVRTWQEWRYGRFEVRAKIPRGQGFWPAIWLLPRNAAWPVGGELDIMENVGSNTYFVKGSYHYNWAPGWPITSNADYITGQDFAAGYHDYAVEWEADQIRFYVDGNQYHTVYNPIQPDPVPMSLILNLAVGGDWPGSPDWTTPLPSSFDIDYVRIWERQETPAPPTSLILDAGFEDNGGAMDAWEVFGDSIDNVFSDWGTPLDGERSLKLYGQFTDEDNVAGVFQNVEVTGGTLLTARASALVRSEDSIVGTGNEALMKIEFYRQAGADYGSSDFLGETIVTLADGSSPEDTWSDFELEAATPNDAVEARLTFAFIQPGTNDAGSVFIDSASLTASLSGDYNGNGQVEQGDLNLVLNNWGRGSISRAPAGWINDLPDGLIDQGELNAVLTNWGSSSAPNFASPIPEPIAAAVTALGVFSMRRMERVCERD; this is translated from the coding sequence ATGAAATACTCATTCACGAATCGCCGCGTTCATACCACCCTTGGCCTCATCGGTTTGGTAGCCATGGTCACGGTGTCGCTTGTGGAGAGCGTGGCGATCGCGGGCCCCGTGATCGCACCGGGTTGGGGAGCCCCGGTTTTTGAGGACCGGTTCGACGGCAACTCGATCGATCACGGCAAGTGGCAAGTCGGAAACTTTGCCAACGAACACAACAATGAGCAGCAGTACTACCACCCGGATCAGGTGCTGGTGTACGACGGCGGCCTGCACCTCTGGGCCGAGCGTGACGACCAGTGGACTTACGGGCGCAACTACAACTCCGGACAGGTGCGCACCTGGCAGGAGTGGCGTTATGGTCGATTCGAAGTTCGGGCGAAGATTCCACGTGGTCAAGGGTTCTGGCCGGCGATCTGGCTCTTACCTCGCAACGCCGCTTGGCCCGTTGGCGGCGAGCTGGACATCATGGAGAATGTCGGCAGCAACACGTACTTCGTAAAGGGGTCGTACCACTACAACTGGGCCCCTGGTTGGCCTATCACGAGCAATGCGGATTACATCACCGGGCAAGACTTTGCTGCCGGTTATCACGACTATGCGGTGGAGTGGGAAGCAGATCAGATCCGGTTTTACGTCGATGGCAACCAATATCACACGGTGTACAACCCGATCCAACCGGATCCGGTTCCGATGAGCCTGATCCTCAACCTCGCCGTCGGCGGGGATTGGCCTGGTTCGCCTGACTGGACGACGCCTCTTCCCTCTAGCTTCGATATTGATTACGTACGCATTTGGGAACGACAGGAAACTCCGGCACCACCGACTTCGTTGATCCTAGACGCGGGCTTCGAAGACAACGGCGGCGCGATGGACGCCTGGGAGGTCTTCGGCGACTCGATCGACAACGTGTTTTCGGATTGGGGCACGCCGCTTGACGGCGAGCGGTCGCTCAAGCTCTACGGACAGTTCACGGACGAAGACAACGTAGCGGGCGTCTTTCAGAACGTCGAAGTAACCGGAGGCACGTTGCTCACGGCCCGCGCGAGCGCCTTGGTCCGTTCCGAAGACTCGATCGTCGGGACCGGCAACGAAGCGCTGATGAAGATCGAGTTCTACCGCCAAGCCGGGGCCGATTACGGCTCCAGCGACTTCTTAGGCGAGACGATCGTGACGCTCGCCGACGGTAGCTCACCGGAGGACACCTGGTCTGACTTCGAGCTCGAGGCGGCAACGCCGAACGACGCGGTGGAGGCGAGACTGACTTTTGCTTTTATTCAGCCGGGAACCAATGATGCCGGTTCCGTGTTCATCGACAGCGCGTCGCTGACGGCGTCGCTGTCGGGCGACTACAACGGCAACGGGCAAGTGGAACAAGGTGACCTGAATCTGGTCCTGAACAACTGGGGCCGAGGTTCGATCTCTCGCGCACCGGCTGGCTGGATCAACGACCTGCCGGACGGCCTGATCGACCAGGGCGAGCTCAACGCGGTGCTGACGAATTGGGGTTCGTCCTCGGCCCCGAATTTCGCCTCGCCAATCCCTGAGCCGATCGCGGCGGCCGTCACAGCTCTCGGTGTATTTTCGATGCGACGGATGGAGCGGGTTTGCGAACGGGATTGA